From a single Aquincola tertiaricarbonis genomic region:
- a CDS encoding ATP-binding protein yields MPQTKPESELVSLQRANEELRALNQSLRSAQDQLLQSERLASIGQLAAGVAHEINNPIGYVFSNFGTLEAYLERLFEMLDAYEQAEPALTDSAIADRLAALRERVELDYLKQDIPMLMGESKEGLSRVRKIIQDLKDFSRVDTHQEWVWASLHQGIDSTLNIVANEIKYRADVKREYGALPDIECLPSELNQVFLNLLVNAAHAIGPQRGLIVVRSGDAGDKVWVEVEDDGCGIAPEHLARIFDPFFTTKPVGRGTGLGLSLAYGIVQKHHGRIEVRSEPGRGSCFRVTLPVRRPGAEGAAT; encoded by the coding sequence ATGCCCCAAACCAAACCCGAGAGTGAACTCGTCTCGCTGCAGCGCGCCAACGAGGAACTGCGCGCGCTGAATCAAAGTCTGCGCAGCGCGCAGGACCAGTTGCTGCAGTCCGAACGGCTGGCGTCGATCGGGCAACTCGCGGCGGGCGTGGCCCACGAGATCAACAACCCGATCGGCTATGTGTTCTCGAACTTCGGCACGCTGGAGGCCTATCTCGAGCGCCTGTTCGAGATGCTCGATGCCTACGAGCAGGCCGAACCGGCGCTGACCGACAGCGCCATCGCGGACCGGCTCGCGGCCCTGCGCGAGCGCGTCGAGCTCGACTACCTGAAGCAGGACATCCCGATGCTGATGGGCGAGTCGAAGGAAGGCCTGTCGCGGGTGCGCAAGATCATCCAGGACCTGAAGGACTTCTCGCGCGTCGACACCCACCAGGAGTGGGTCTGGGCCTCGCTGCACCAGGGCATCGACTCGACGCTGAACATCGTCGCCAACGAGATCAAGTACCGGGCCGACGTGAAGCGCGAGTACGGCGCCTTGCCCGACATCGAGTGCCTACCGTCGGAGCTGAACCAGGTGTTCCTGAACCTGCTCGTCAATGCGGCCCACGCGATCGGCCCGCAGCGCGGCCTGATCGTCGTGCGCAGCGGCGACGCCGGGGACAAGGTGTGGGTCGAAGTCGAGGACGATGGTTGCGGGATCGCACCCGAACACCTGGCGCGCATCTTCGACCCCTTCTTCACCACCAAGCCGGTCGGACGCGGCACCGGCCTGGGCCTGTCGCTCGCGTACGGCATCGTGCAGAAGCACCATGGCCGCATCGAGGTGCGCAGCGAACCGGGCCGCGGCTCGTGTTTCCGCGTCACGCTGCCGGTGCGGCGCCCGGGCGCTGAAGGTGCCGCGACATGA